One genomic window of Eggerthella timonensis includes the following:
- the htpG gene encoding molecular chaperone HtpG encodes MRKFKTESKKLLDLMINSIYTNREIFLRELISNASDAVDKLYFRSLTDKDIQLGKDELGIRVAFDKDARTITVSDNGIGMTKDELDRNLGTIAHSDSMEFKTDNADVQGDDVDIIGQFGVGFYSAFMVASKVRVVSKAYGSDEAWAWESDGVEGYTIEEATREGHGTDIILTIKDNTDEDSYDTFLSEFSLKNLIKRYSNYVRYPVQMEVSKTRQKPKPEDAGDDYQPEYEDYTEIDTINSMIPIWKRSKSEVTDEEYHEFYKTDFHDFTDPARTFSIHAEGALSYDALLFIPGRAPYDLYSKDFKKGLALYSSNVLIMEKCEELLPDHFNFVRGVVDSQDLQLNISRETLQHNSQLRAIAKKIEKKITSELKKMRDNDREEYEKFFENFGRGLEFGIYNSYGSLKDQLADLLLFYSAKQEKLVTLDEYLAAAPADQKAIYYAAGESIERLGKMPIVKTVLGKGYDVLLCTKDVDEFCFQAMMTYGAPASEGEEAPEPLELKNVASGDLDLASEEEKKEAEETTKDNEALFAAMKDALGDSVTKVAVSSRLEDAPACITAAGPVSLEMERIMAQMPDGGDAIKSERVLEVNAKHAVFDVLRAAQEAGDADKVKLYAELLYNQALLVEGLPIEDPVAYANAVTKLMA; translated from the coding sequence CTGGGCATCCGCGTTGCGTTCGACAAGGACGCGCGCACGATCACGGTCAGCGACAACGGCATCGGCATGACGAAGGACGAACTCGACCGCAACCTGGGCACCATCGCGCACTCCGACAGCATGGAGTTCAAGACGGACAACGCCGACGTGCAGGGCGACGACGTGGACATCATCGGCCAGTTCGGCGTGGGCTTCTACTCCGCCTTCATGGTGGCGTCCAAGGTGCGCGTCGTGTCGAAGGCGTACGGCAGCGACGAGGCCTGGGCCTGGGAGAGCGACGGCGTCGAGGGTTACACCATCGAGGAGGCCACGCGCGAGGGCCACGGCACCGACATCATCCTCACCATCAAGGACAACACCGACGAGGATAGCTACGACACGTTCCTCAGCGAGTTCAGCCTGAAGAACCTCATCAAGCGCTACAGCAACTACGTGCGTTACCCCGTGCAGATGGAAGTGTCGAAGACGCGCCAGAAGCCGAAGCCCGAGGACGCCGGCGACGACTACCAGCCGGAATACGAGGACTACACTGAGATCGACACCATCAACTCGATGATCCCCATCTGGAAGCGCAGCAAGTCGGAAGTCACCGACGAGGAGTACCACGAGTTCTACAAGACCGACTTCCACGACTTCACCGACCCGGCGCGCACGTTCAGCATCCACGCCGAGGGCGCGCTCAGCTACGACGCGCTGCTGTTCATCCCCGGCCGCGCTCCGTACGATCTGTACAGCAAGGACTTCAAGAAGGGCCTCGCGCTGTACAGCTCCAACGTGCTGATCATGGAGAAGTGCGAGGAGCTGCTGCCCGACCACTTCAACTTCGTGCGCGGCGTGGTGGACAGCCAGGACCTGCAGCTGAACATCAGCCGCGAGACGCTGCAGCACAACAGCCAGCTGCGCGCCATCGCGAAGAAGATCGAGAAGAAGATCACGTCCGAGTTGAAGAAGATGCGCGACAACGACCGCGAGGAGTACGAGAAGTTCTTCGAGAACTTCGGCCGCGGCCTGGAGTTCGGCATCTACAACAGCTACGGCTCGCTGAAGGACCAGCTGGCCGACTTGTTGCTGTTCTACTCGGCAAAGCAGGAGAAGCTGGTCACGCTGGACGAGTACTTGGCCGCCGCCCCTGCCGACCAGAAGGCCATCTACTACGCGGCGGGCGAGAGCATCGAGCGCCTGGGCAAGATGCCCATCGTGAAGACGGTGTTAGGGAAGGGCTATGACGTGCTGCTGTGCACGAAGGACGTCGATGAGTTCTGCTTCCAGGCGATGATGACGTACGGCGCGCCCGCGTCCGAGGGTGAGGAGGCGCCGGAGCCGCTGGAGCTGAAGAACGTGGCGTCGGGCGACCTCGATCTGGCCTCCGAGGAGGAAAAGAAGGAAGCCGAGGAGACGACGAAGGACAACGAGGCCCTGTTCGCCGCCATGAAGGATGCGCTGGGCGACTCGGTGACGAAGGTGGCCGTGTCGTCGCGCCTGGAGGATGCGCCGGCGTGCATCACCGCGGCGGGCCCGGTGTCGCTCGAGATGGAGCGCATCATGGCGCAGATGCCCGACGGCGGCGACGCCATCAAGTCCGAGCGCGTGCTTGAAGTGAACGCGAAGCACGCGGTGTTCGACGTGCTGCGCGCTGCGCAGGAAGCCGGCGACGCCGACAAGGTGAAGCTGTACGCGGAGCTGCTGTACAACCAGGCGCTGCTGGTTGAAGGCCTGCCCATCGAGGATCCGGTAGCCTATGCGAACGCCGTGACGAAGCTGATGGCGTAA